A genomic stretch from Coffea arabica cultivar ET-39 chromosome 10c, Coffea Arabica ET-39 HiFi, whole genome shotgun sequence includes:
- the LOC113715040 gene encoding uncharacterized protein — protein MGLGNTIIDENDASNQDRAKAMIFLRRHLDEGLKVEYLTVKDPLVLWRDLKERFDHLKLVVLPKARFDWLHLRLQDFKSVNEYNSAMFRITSQLSLCGEKVTDENIPFPEANGTQFQNSGRGRGRGRRGGRGRGRGRGRGRVRDRSRFVPREDYSRGKQQNISQKGENNYDPKEGEKKVYEEKCYRCGMEGHWSRTCRTAEHLVDLYQASLKKKDKNVETNFIDQKDAYDDDDVDMTHLDIADFFEHPEDAK, from the exons ATGGGTCTTGGTAATACTATTATTGATGAGAATGATGCCTCAAACCAAGACCGTGCTAAGGCCATGATTTTCCTTCGTCGTCATTTAGATGAAGGATTAAAAGTAGAGTATCTTACTGTCAAAGATCCTCTTGTCCTTTGGCGAGATTTGAAAGAAAGATTCGACCACCTGAAGTTGGTCGTTCTTCCAAAAGCCCGATTTGATTGGCTCCACTTACGACTACAAGATTTCAAATCTGTCAACGAATATAATTCAGCCATGTTCAGAATTACTTCTCAATTATCATTGTGTGGCGAAAAAGTCACTGATGAAAATAT TCCATTCCCTGAAGCGAATGGgactcaatttcaaaattctggtcgaggtcgtggacgtggccgtagAGGTGGCCGTGGAAGAGgccgtggacgtggccgtggccGTGTACGTGATCGTAGTAGATTTGTGCCTCGTGAAGATTATAGCCGTGGCAAGCAACAAAATATTTcccaaaaaggagaaaataacTACGATCCgaaagaaggagaaaagaaagtttatgaagaaaaatgctaCCGATGTGGTATGGAAGGTCACTGGTCCCGTACCTGTCGTACGGCTGAACATCTTGTTGACCTCTATCAAGCATCATTGAAAAAGAAGGACAAAAATGTCGAGACAAATTTTATCGACCAAAAGGATGcttatgatgatgatgatgttgaCATGACACACCTGGATATTGCCGATTTCTTTGAGCATCCTGAAGATGCAAAATGa
- the LOC113713298 gene encoding protein PHOSPHATE-INDUCED 1 — protein MASFASSHCILKLFLLISLFSSCFGSRIIGRTLGQDNQFQLLEYHKGALLSGRISVNLIWYGKFKPSQRAIIADFITSLSSSSAPAQTQPSVASWWKTTEKYYQLANSKKPSSLSLYLGKQILDENYSLGKSLTRKQIVELASKGEQRNAINVVLTAADVIVDGFCQSTCGSHGSSKGAAIQGKNYKFAYIWVGNSETQCPGYCAWPFHQPTYGPQNPPLVAPNNDVGMDGMVINLGSLMAGTATNPFGNGYFQGPAEAPLEAASACPGVYAKGAYPGYPGNLLVDRTTGASYNAHGTNGRKYVLPALYDPSTTTCSTLV, from the coding sequence ATGGCCTCTTTTGCTTCATCCCACTGCATCCTAAAGCTCTTTCTTCTGATTTCTCTCTTCAGTTCATGttttggttcaagaatcattggcAGAACATTGGGCCAAGACAATCAATTCCAGCTACTGGAATACCACAAAGGTGCACTTCTCAGTGGAAGGATTTCTGTCAACTTAATATGGTATGGCAAATTCAAGCCATCCCAAAGGGCTATCATAGCTGATTTCATAACCTCACTTTCTTCATCCTCCGCCCCGGCTCAAACCCAGCCGTCCGTGGCATCCTGGTGGAAAACCACTGAAAAATACTACCAGCTCGCGAATTCCAAAAAGCCCTCTTCGCTATCCCTCTATTTAGGCAAACAAATCTTGGACGAGAATTACTCCCTGGGGAAATCACTCACCAGGAAACAAATCGTGGAGTTGGCATCCAAGGGTGAACAGAGAAATGCCATCAACGTTGTTTTGACTGCAGCTGACGTTATCGTGGATGGGTTTTGCCAGAGTACTTGCGGGTCGCACGGATCGTCCAAGGGGGCTGCAATTCAGgggaaaaattacaaatttgcATACATCTGGGTTGGGAATTCAGAAACTCAGTGCCCAGGATACTGCGCTTGGCCGTTCCATCAACCCACATACGGGCCACAAAATCCACCATTGGTTGCACCGAATAATGATGTGGGCATGGATGGAATGGTGATCAATTTGGGTAGTCTCATGGCCGGTACTGCAACAAATCCTTTTGGCAATGGATACTTTCAGGGTCCAGCTGAAGCACCATTGGAGGCTGCCTCAGCCTGTCCTGGGGTTTATGCTAAGGGGGCTTATCCGGGCTATCCTGGGAACTTGTTGGTGGATCGCACGACTGGTGCAAGCTACAATGCACATGGTACCAATGGCAGGAAATATGTGCTACCTGCACTGTATGATCCATCAACTACCACATGCTCGACTCTGGTCTGA
- the LOC113714375 gene encoding protein EXORDIUM-like 2, whose amino-acid sequence MDSLKISKTTSILLVLVLLSFANTSYGARKLFSLYKPPPMALKYHKGALLQGNINVSIVWYGTFTPAQKSIVVDFLYSLNPSVKNAISSANEPSVSNWWQKIGTYMKKAGKKPTNVVLSTQITDERCSLGKSLKNSHIARLARRVNPKPGELTLVLTSQDVAVEGFCMSNCGKHGSVRRLNSWSVYIWAGNSVTQCPGQCAWPFYKPIYGPQTEPLGAPNGDVGVDGMVVNIASLMAGAVTNPFGNGYFQGPAGAPLEAASACPGVYGKGAYPGYAGELLVDKTTGASYNAVGTNGRKYLLPALVDPNTSECSTIV is encoded by the coding sequence ATGGATTCCCTGAAAATTTCTAAAACTACTTCTATACTTCTTGTTCTTGTGCTTCTGAGCTTTGCCAATACAAGTTACGGGGCAAGAAAGCTATTTTCGCTGTACAAACCACCTCCTATGGCCCTTAAATATCATAAGGGCGCATTGCTACAGGGCAATATTAATGTCTCAATAGTCTGGTATGGAACATTCACTCCAGCCCAAAAATCCATTGTTGTTGACTTTCTTTATTCTTTAAATCCCAGTgtgaaaaatgcaatttcttCTGCTAACGAGCCATCAGTTTCAAATTGGTGGCAAAAAATTGGAACCTACATGAAAAAAGCAGGTAAAAAGCCCACCAATGTAGTATTGTCAACTCAAATTACTGATGAAAGATGTTCACTGGGCAAAAGCCTAAAGAATTCCCACATCGCCAGGTTGGCTCGCCGAGTGAACCCGAAACCCGGTGAGTTGACACTGGTTCTTACGAGTCAAGACGTTGCTGTGGAAGGCTTTTGCATGAGTAATTGTGGGAAACATGGATCGGTGAGAAGATTGAATTCGTGGTCGGTTTATATCTGGGCCGGTAACTCGGTGACTCAATGCCCGGGTCAATGTGCGTGGCCATTTTACAAACCGATTTACGGTCCACAAACGGAGCCATTGGGTGCACCCAATGGTGACGTGGGTGTGGATGGCATGGTTGTAAATATAGCCAGTCTTATGGCTGGAGCTGTAACGAATCCTTTCGGGAACGGCTACTTTCAAGGCCCAGCTGGCGCGCCGCTTGAAGCGGCTTCGGCCTGTCCCGGAGTTTATGGGAAGGGAGCTTATCCTGGCTATGCTGGGGAGCTGTTGGTGGATAAAACCACTGGTGCAAGCTACAATGCAGTGGGTACAAATGGAAGAAAGTATCTTTTGCCTGCCCTTGTTGACCCTAACACTTCAGAGTGCTCCACCattgtgtga